In a single window of the Caldilineales bacterium genome:
- a CDS encoding phenylacetate--CoA ligase — MWNPEAESMPRPQLQQLQSERLVKIVAYAYARQPYYRRKMDEAGLKPEDIRGLEDLPKLPFTTKQDLRDVYPFGNFCIPIDDVVRVHASSGTTGKPTVGGYSENDLDLWTEVMARTVVSCGVTHKDVAHNAYGYGLFTGGLGFHQGFRRVGATVIPVSSGMTRRQIMLMEDFGATVLACTPSYALAIAEEAASIGVDFKTRMQVRVGIFGAEPWTEEMRRQIEERMGLKAYDIYGLTEIIGPGVSVECEHQRGMHINEDHFLPEIIDPQSGELLPYDSEGELVFTTLTKEAMPVIRYRTRDRTELHADVCACGRTLARMDKIRGRTDDMLIVRGVNVFPSLIEKTLLSIEGLEPHYQIVIDRPKDQLDALEVWVEANHTLFEPVETHRLEQIRDLAEAELAQTLGVRATVRLMGPNSIERSVGKAVRVVDKRSLYKDS, encoded by the coding sequence ATGTGGAACCCAGAGGCGGAGAGTATGCCCCGCCCGCAACTGCAACAACTGCAAAGCGAACGGCTGGTCAAGATCGTGGCCTACGCCTACGCCCGCCAGCCCTACTACCGGCGGAAGATGGACGAAGCCGGCCTCAAACCGGAGGACATCCGCGGGCTGGAAGACCTGCCCAAACTGCCCTTCACCACCAAGCAAGACCTGCGCGATGTCTACCCCTTCGGCAATTTCTGCATCCCCATCGACGACGTCGTGCGCGTCCACGCCTCCAGCGGCACCACCGGCAAGCCCACCGTCGGCGGCTACTCGGAGAACGACCTGGACCTGTGGACCGAAGTCATGGCCCGCACCGTCGTCTCCTGCGGGGTGACGCACAAGGATGTGGCCCACAACGCCTATGGCTACGGCCTCTTCACCGGCGGGCTGGGCTTTCATCAAGGCTTCCGCCGCGTCGGCGCCACCGTCATCCCCGTTTCCAGCGGCATGACCCGGCGACAGATCATGCTGATGGAGGATTTCGGGGCCACCGTGCTGGCCTGCACCCCCTCCTATGCCCTGGCCATCGCCGAGGAAGCCGCGAGCATCGGCGTCGATTTCAAGACGCGGATGCAGGTGCGGGTCGGCATCTTCGGGGCCGAACCGTGGACCGAGGAGATGCGCCGCCAGATCGAGGAACGGATGGGGCTGAAAGCCTACGACATCTACGGCCTGACCGAGATCATCGGGCCGGGCGTGTCGGTGGAGTGCGAACATCAGCGCGGCATGCACATCAACGAAGATCACTTCCTGCCGGAGATCATCGACCCGCAGAGCGGCGAACTGCTGCCCTACGACAGCGAAGGCGAACTGGTCTTCACCACCCTGACCAAAGAAGCCATGCCGGTGATCCGCTACCGCACCCGCGACCGCACCGAACTGCACGCCGATGTCTGCGCCTGCGGCCGCACCCTGGCGCGGATGGACAAGATCCGGGGCCGCACCGACGACATGCTGATCGTGCGCGGGGTCAACGTCTTCCCCTCGCTGATCGAAAAGACCCTGCTCAGCATCGAGGGGCTGGAACCGCACTACCAGATCGTCATCGACCGGCCCAAAGACCAATTGGACGCGCTGGAAGTGTGGGTGGAGGCCAATCACACCCTGTTCGAGCCGGTGGAGACGCACCGCCTGGAGCAGATTCGCGATCTGGCGGAGGCGGAACTGGCGCAGACCCTGGGCGTGCGGGCCACGGTCAGGCTGATGGGTCCCAATTCGATCGAACGTTCCGTCGGCAAGGCCGTGCGCGTGGTGGACAAACGCTCGCTGTACAAGGATTCGTAG
- a CDS encoding MoaD/ThiS family protein, giving the protein MQITIRLGEPFWRTVGRRNLEWTLAPGATLADLLDQLCRAFPGLTQELQDAPPHLFVGEDEAAPATPLADGNRVSLLWAVAGGGDGGDW; this is encoded by the coding sequence ATGCAGATCACCATTCGCCTGGGCGAACCTTTTTGGCGCACGGTGGGCCGGCGCAACCTGGAATGGACACTGGCCCCCGGCGCCACCCTCGCCGACCTGCTGGATCAGCTCTGCCGGGCATTCCCTGGCCTGACGCAGGAACTCCAGGACGCGCCCCCGCACCTGTTCGTCGGCGAGGACGAAGCCGCCCCGGCCACCCCCCTCGCCGACGGCAACCGCGTCTCCCTCCTCTGGGCCGTGGCGGGGGGAGGGGATGGGGGAGATTGGTGA
- a CDS encoding aldehyde ferredoxin oxidoreductase family protein, with product MPYSVKTAIIDLSSRETRLTETPEALVRAYLGGRGLNMAYLHHYLQAVGDPVAVDPLGPQNPLIFGAGMLTGTITPNAARFNISARSPESGILGDANCGGFFAAAMRKAGCDRLVILGRAESPVYLLLEDGKISIQSAGDLWGTNAIVAQERLRANHGSGTVSAVIGPPGEKLVRMAAVMTGQKNAAGRGGMGAVMGSKNLKAVVARGGQAIEVAQKETLRALRLEQQAYLKDSKIVQVLGRAGTPLLYEVSNRLGAIRTRNSQENFFADTLNAEEIEKYSDKMLACTSCVVHCRHRNTLGGEGPEYSTIGLLGANVGLAPTDQVIQLNNLVNELGLDASSVGTIIAWALELYQRGLIDDALTGGPLAWGDYETLYELIEDIAYRRGFGDVLAESTQALRFFPPQAADYLIAVKGLPQSDPHDVRYFKGFALGIAVASRGADHLRNRPTLEVFKLPEEVRTDIYGRANDPDPAGYKDKGLVVAWSDDIYAVTDSLGVCKFVTHGFNSPHLLGYEHFCQDIAAVTGLSYTPESLRAAGRRVLDTERLINASFGLTRADDTLPKRYFDDPMPGRKAAGHHVDRAQFQEMLDDYYRERGWEADGRVPAAREQEITALAALLA from the coding sequence ATGCCATACAGCGTAAAAACCGCCATTATCGATCTTTCCAGCCGCGAAACGCGCTTGACGGAGACGCCGGAGGCGCTGGTGCGGGCCTATCTGGGCGGGCGCGGGCTGAACATGGCCTATCTGCATCATTACCTGCAAGCCGTCGGCGACCCGGTCGCCGTGGATCCGCTGGGGCCGCAGAACCCCCTCATCTTCGGCGCCGGCATGCTCACCGGCACGATCACGCCCAACGCCGCCCGCTTCAACATCAGCGCCCGCTCGCCCGAAAGCGGCATCCTCGGCGACGCCAACTGCGGCGGCTTCTTCGCCGCGGCCATGCGCAAGGCCGGCTGCGACCGCCTGGTGATCCTGGGCCGGGCCGAGTCGCCGGTCTACCTGCTGCTGGAAGATGGCAAAATCTCGATCCAGTCGGCCGGCGACCTGTGGGGGACGAACGCCATCGTCGCCCAGGAGCGGCTGCGGGCCAACCATGGCAGCGGCACGGTCTCGGCCGTGATCGGCCCGCCCGGCGAGAAGCTGGTGCGCATGGCCGCGGTCATGACCGGGCAGAAGAACGCGGCCGGGCGCGGGGGCATGGGCGCGGTCATGGGCAGCAAGAACCTCAAGGCCGTGGTCGCCCGCGGGGGCCAGGCCATCGAAGTGGCGCAAAAAGAGACCCTGCGGGCGCTGCGCCTGGAACAGCAGGCCTATCTCAAAGACTCCAAGATCGTGCAGGTGCTGGGGCGCGCCGGCACGCCCCTGCTCTACGAGGTCAGCAACCGCCTGGGCGCCATCCGCACCCGCAACAGCCAGGAGAACTTCTTCGCCGACACCCTCAATGCCGAGGAGATCGAGAAATACTCCGACAAGATGCTGGCCTGCACCTCCTGCGTCGTGCACTGCCGGCATCGCAACACCCTGGGCGGCGAAGGCCCGGAATACTCCACCATCGGGCTGCTGGGCGCCAATGTCGGCCTTGCCCCCACCGACCAGGTGATCCAACTCAACAACCTGGTCAACGAACTGGGGCTGGATGCCTCGTCCGTGGGCACGATCATCGCCTGGGCCTTGGAACTGTACCAGCGCGGGCTGATCGACGACGCCCTCACCGGCGGGCCGCTGGCCTGGGGCGACTACGAGACCCTCTACGAACTGATCGAGGACATCGCCTACCGCCGCGGCTTCGGCGATGTCCTGGCCGAAAGCACGCAGGCCCTGCGCTTTTTCCCGCCGCAGGCCGCGGACTATCTGATCGCGGTCAAGGGCCTGCCGCAATCGGACCCGCACGACGTGCGCTACTTCAAGGGCTTTGCCCTGGGCATTGCCGTGGCCAGTCGCGGGGCCGATCACCTGCGCAATCGCCCCACCCTGGAGGTGTTCAAACTGCCGGAGGAGGTGCGGACCGATATCTACGGCCGCGCCAACGACCCCGATCCCGCCGGCTACAAGGACAAGGGCCTGGTCGTGGCCTGGAGCGATGACATCTACGCCGTCACCGACAGCCTGGGCGTGTGCAAATTCGTCACCCACGGCTTCAACAGCCCGCACCTGCTGGGCTACGAGCACTTCTGCCAGGACATCGCCGCCGTCACCGGCCTGAGCTACACGCCGGAGAGCCTGCGCGCGGCCGGGCGACGGGTGCTGGACACCGAGCGACTGATCAACGCCAGCTTCGGCCTCACCCGCGCCGACGACACCCTGCCCAAACGCTATTTCGACGACCCCATGCCCGGCCGCAAAGCCGCCGGGCACCATGTCGACCGCGCCCAATTCCAGGAGATGCTGGACGACTACTACCGCGAGCGCGGTTGGGAGGCCGATGGCCGCGTGCCTGCCGCCAGAGAGCAGGAGATCACAGCGTTGGCGGCGCTGCTGGCATGA
- a CDS encoding MFS transporter — MSTSPPRLHYGWVIVALAALVVAAALGLARFSYSLLLPPMQAGLGMANTQAGALATVEMVGYLATSLAAGLLAARASPRRLVTAGLILAGAGMLLTAAARDVWMAGLGRVIVGMGSGASNVPVMGLMLAWFAPQRRGIASGLAVSGSSVAIIIVSPLVPRLIAAYPVDGWRLCWLLFGGITLGVALLAGLRLRDRPEEMGLAPVGAASTGGGAARGRGALAWGEVYRSRLVWHLGAVYATFGFSYIIYLTFFNKRLLAEGGYTPVAAGSLFMVFGWFSLGCGLLWGAISDAIGRRPALALVLAIHALAFALFGLATAPAGFLVSTILFGLTAWSVPAIMAAFCGDTLSPRMVPAALGFITLFFGAGQALGPGVAGALADARGSFVPAYLLAAAIAAAGAAGALLLRPSPHKR; from the coding sequence ATGAGCACCTCCCCGCCGCGGCTGCACTATGGTTGGGTCATCGTCGCCCTGGCGGCGCTGGTGGTGGCCGCGGCCCTGGGGCTGGCGCGCTTCAGCTATTCGCTGCTGCTGCCGCCGATGCAGGCCGGCCTGGGCATGGCCAACACGCAGGCGGGCGCCCTGGCCACGGTGGAGATGGTGGGCTATCTGGCCACCTCTCTGGCCGCGGGCCTGCTGGCCGCCCGCGCCAGCCCGCGGCGGCTGGTGACCGCCGGCCTGATCCTGGCCGGGGCCGGCATGTTGCTGACCGCGGCGGCGCGGGATGTGTGGATGGCGGGGCTGGGCCGGGTCATCGTCGGCATGGGCAGCGGGGCCAGCAACGTGCCGGTGATGGGCTTGATGCTGGCCTGGTTTGCGCCGCAGCGCCGGGGCATCGCCTCCGGCCTGGCCGTTTCCGGCTCCTCGGTGGCGATCATCATCGTCAGCCCCCTGGTGCCGCGGCTGATCGCGGCGTATCCGGTGGATGGCTGGCGCCTGTGCTGGCTGTTGTTCGGCGGGATCACCCTGGGGGTGGCGCTGCTGGCCGGGCTGCGGCTGCGCGACCGCCCGGAGGAGATGGGCCTGGCGCCGGTGGGGGCCGCGTCCACTGGCGGCGGCGCGGCGCGCGGGCGCGGGGCCTTGGCCTGGGGCGAGGTCTATCGCTCGCGGCTGGTGTGGCATCTGGGCGCAGTGTACGCGACCTTCGGTTTCTCCTACATCATCTATCTGACCTTTTTCAACAAGCGGCTGCTGGCCGAGGGCGGCTACACGCCGGTGGCGGCGGGGAGCCTGTTCATGGTCTTTGGCTGGTTCAGTCTGGGTTGCGGGCTGCTGTGGGGCGCCATTTCCGACGCCATCGGCCGCCGCCCGGCCCTGGCCCTGGTGCTGGCCATTCACGCTCTGGCCTTTGCCCTCTTTGGCCTGGCCACGGCCCCCGCCGGCTTCCTGGTCTCCACCATCCTCTTCGGTCTGACCGCCTGGAGCGTGCCGGCGATCATGGCTGCCTTTTGCGGCGATACGCTCAGCCCGCGCATGGTCCCGGCGGCGCTGGGCTTCATCACCCTCTTCTTCGGCGCCGGCCAGGCATTGGGGCCGGGCGTGGCCGGGGCGCTGGCCGACGCCCGCGGCTCCTTTGTACCCGCCTATCTCCTCGCCGCCGCCATCGCCGCTGCCGGCGCCGCCGGCGCCCTCCTCCTCCGCCCCTCTCCGCACAAACGCTAA
- a CDS encoding hotdog fold thioesterase: MPSPDPTALAVARFMQEHDAFGRLVGIELLEIRPGFSRVRLQLGPQLLNGLGMPHGGAIFTLADFAFAAAGNSHGQVAVALSMDIHFLRSPRPDALLLAEAVEVRKGRRTALYRITVADESGEPVAELHGMAYRREERLQVGS, encoded by the coding sequence ATGCCCTCACCCGACCCCACCGCCCTTGCCGTTGCCCGCTTCATGCAGGAGCACGATGCCTTTGGCCGGCTGGTGGGCATCGAATTGCTCGAGATCAGGCCCGGTTTCAGCCGGGTGCGCCTGCAACTGGGGCCGCAATTGTTGAACGGGCTGGGCATGCCGCACGGCGGCGCCATCTTCACCCTGGCCGATTTCGCCTTCGCCGCCGCCGGCAACTCGCACGGGCAGGTGGCGGTGGCGCTGAGCATGGACATCCACTTCCTGCGCTCGCCGCGGCCCGACGCCCTCCTGCTGGCCGAGGCGGTGGAGGTGCGCAAAGGCCGCCGCACCGCCCTCTATCGCATCACCGTGGCCGACGAAAGCGGCGAGCCGGTGGCCGAGTTGCACGGGATGGCCTACCGGCGGGAGGAGCGCTTGCAGGTGGGGTCGTAG
- a CDS encoding FAD-dependent oxidoreductase, giving the protein MTAFPTQAKVVVIGAGIVGNSMVYHLARLGWRDIVQIDKGPLPNPGGSTGHASNFIFLVDHSKEMALLTLDSTRQYQEMGVFTRSGGIEVARTEARMQELTRRMASSKAWGVESHLLTPAEVKKLVPYIDESVILGGFYTPGVGVVDSLRAGTIMRERAMALGALQTFANTETLDLFVEDGRVTGVRTSRGDIAAEYVVIACGIWGPRIARMAGATIPLTPAVHQMISVGPVPLFATTVGEIEYPIVRDMDTNMYERQHGGDMEVGSYAHRAILYDADEIPSIEESKLSPTELPFTEEDFELQMEQALELMPAILGDERVGVRYAINGLLSLTADGYPVLGETVEVKNLWSASAVWIKEGPAVGRAVAEWMTHGWSEIDLHSSDIARFYDHARTRTHIRARTDEGFNKTYGIVHPAEQWESNRGVRLSPFHVREKELGAFFFETAGWERPWWYESNRKLLDEFGDRVQRREAEWEARWWSPIITAEHLAMRQRVGMVDLSAFAIFDLTGPGALDVVQKVAVNQMDVPVGRAVYTPLLNPHGGFRTDLTMVRTGQHSFRVITGGADGGRDKKWLRDHMPADGSVHLTDMTAALCTVGLWGPQARAVLQSLTADDVSNAGFPYGTARPITLGTIKAWALRISYVGELGWEVYASMEQGLKLWDMLWEAGQAHGIAPFGIGVYGGTGRLEKGYRLFGAELESEYNPVEAGLARPKVKQADFIGKEAYLQARSEPPAAMLCTLTVDDHRSSAGVKRYMLGREPILTPAGERIIDSKGRGSYVTSAGAGPSLGKHLLLAYLPPAYAVAGTKLAVEYMGERYPVTVAVAGNTPLFDPEDARMKA; this is encoded by the coding sequence ATGACCGCATTTCCCACCCAAGCCAAAGTCGTCGTCATCGGCGCCGGCATCGTCGGCAACAGCATGGTCTATCACCTGGCCCGGCTGGGCTGGCGCGATATCGTGCAGATCGACAAAGGCCCGCTGCCCAACCCCGGTGGCTCCACCGGCCACGCCTCCAACTTCATCTTCCTGGTTGATCATTCCAAAGAGATGGCGCTGCTCACCCTGGACAGCACCCGGCAGTATCAGGAGATGGGCGTCTTCACCCGCAGCGGCGGCATCGAGGTGGCCCGCACCGAAGCGCGCATGCAGGAATTGACCCGCCGCATGGCTTCGTCCAAGGCCTGGGGCGTCGAATCCCATCTGCTCACCCCGGCCGAGGTGAAGAAACTGGTGCCCTACATCGACGAGAGCGTGATCCTGGGCGGGTTCTACACGCCCGGCGTGGGCGTGGTCGATTCGCTGCGCGCCGGCACGATCATGCGCGAGCGGGCGATGGCATTGGGCGCGCTGCAAACCTTCGCCAACACCGAGACGCTCGATCTCTTTGTCGAGGATGGCCGGGTGACCGGCGTCCGCACCAGCCGCGGGGACATCGCCGCCGAGTATGTGGTCATCGCCTGCGGCATCTGGGGGCCGCGGATCGCCCGCATGGCCGGCGCCACCATCCCCCTCACCCCCGCCGTCCACCAGATGATCAGCGTCGGCCCGGTGCCGCTCTTCGCCACCACCGTGGGCGAGATCGAATACCCCATCGTGCGCGACATGGACACCAACATGTACGAGCGCCAACACGGCGGCGATATGGAGGTCGGCTCCTACGCCCACCGCGCCATCCTCTACGATGCGGACGAGATCCCCTCCATCGAGGAATCCAAGCTCTCGCCCACCGAACTGCCCTTCACCGAGGAGGATTTCGAGTTGCAGATGGAGCAGGCGCTGGAACTGATGCCTGCCATCCTCGGCGATGAGCGGGTGGGCGTGCGCTACGCCATCAACGGCCTGCTCTCGCTCACGGCCGACGGCTACCCGGTGTTGGGCGAGACGGTCGAGGTCAAGAACCTGTGGTCGGCGTCGGCGGTGTGGATCAAAGAAGGGCCGGCCGTGGGCCGGGCCGTGGCCGAGTGGATGACCCACGGCTGGTCGGAGATCGACCTGCACTCCTCCGACATCGCCCGCTTCTACGACCATGCGCGCACCCGCACCCATATCCGCGCCCGCACCGACGAGGGCTTCAACAAGACCTACGGCATCGTCCACCCGGCCGAGCAGTGGGAATCCAACCGGGGTGTGCGGCTCAGCCCCTTCCACGTGCGCGAGAAGGAGTTGGGCGCGTTCTTCTTCGAGACGGCCGGGTGGGAACGGCCCTGGTGGTACGAATCGAACCGCAAGCTGTTGGACGAGTTCGGCGACCGGGTGCAGAGGCGCGAGGCCGAGTGGGAGGCGCGCTGGTGGTCGCCGATCATCACCGCCGAGCACCTGGCCATGCGCCAGCGCGTGGGCATGGTCGATCTCAGCGCCTTCGCCATTTTCGATCTCACCGGCCCCGGCGCCCTGGATGTGGTGCAAAAGGTGGCGGTGAACCAGATGGATGTACCGGTGGGCCGGGCGGTGTACACGCCTTTGCTCAACCCGCACGGCGGCTTCCGCACCGACCTGACCATGGTGCGCACCGGCCAGCACAGTTTCCGGGTGATCACCGGCGGCGCCGACGGCGGGCGCGACAAGAAGTGGCTGCGCGACCACATGCCGGCGGATGGCTCGGTGCATCTCACCGACATGACCGCGGCCCTGTGTACGGTGGGGCTGTGGGGGCCGCAGGCTCGCGCCGTCTTGCAGAGCCTGACCGCCGACGATGTCTCCAACGCCGGCTTCCCCTATGGCACGGCCCGGCCCATCACCCTCGGCACGATCAAAGCCTGGGCGCTGCGCATCTCGTATGTGGGCGAACTGGGCTGGGAGGTCTACGCCAGCATGGAGCAGGGACTGAAGCTGTGGGACATGCTGTGGGAGGCGGGCCAGGCGCACGGCATCGCGCCCTTCGGCATCGGCGTCTACGGCGGCACCGGCCGGCTGGAAAAGGGCTACCGGCTGTTCGGGGCGGAGCTGGAATCGGAGTACAACCCGGTGGAGGCGGGATTGGCGCGGCCCAAGGTCAAGCAGGCGGATTTCATCGGCAAGGAAGCCTATCTCCAGGCTCGATCCGAACCGCCAGCGGCGATGCTCTGCACCCTGACCGTGGACGATCACCGCTCCTCCGCCGGCGTGAAGCGCTACATGCTAGGCCGCGAACCGATCCTGACCCCGGCCGGCGAGCGCATCATCGACAGCAAGGGCCGCGGCTCGTATGTGACCAGCGCCGGGGCCGGCCCTTCGTTGGGCAAGCACCTGCTGCTGGCCTATCTGCCGCCCGCCTACGCGGTGGCCGGGACGAAGCTGGCCGTGGAATATATGGGCGAGCGCTACCCCGTCACCGTGGCCGTGGCCGGCAACACACCGTTGTTCGACCCGGAAGACGCGCGCATGAAAGCATGA
- a CDS encoding type II toxin-antitoxin system HicA family toxin, whose product MSHLPIVDFRTMEEVLRDLGFVAVRQRGSHVFYRHPDGRTTTVPNHAGRDLARPLIREILREIQLSPDEFIEALHRL is encoded by the coding sequence GTGAGCCACCTTCCGATCGTCGATTTCAGAACGATGGAAGAGGTTCTTCGCGATCTGGGCTTTGTGGCCGTGCGGCAGAGGGGCAGTCATGTTTTCTACCGCCATCCCGACGGTCGCACGACCACTGTGCCCAACCATGCAGGCCGTGACTTGGCGCGGCCACTGATTCGGGAAATACTTCGTGAAATCCAGTTGTCTCCTGACGAGTTCATCGAGGCACTTCATCGCCTGTAG
- a CDS encoding type II toxin-antitoxin system HicB family antitoxin, with product MRTFTAYIEFDPETSLYVGVIPGISGAHSQGATLDELNANLREVLELCLEELDESFDKLPRFVGLQQLEMAQ from the coding sequence ATGCGCACATTCACTGCCTACATCGAATTCGACCCTGAAACCAGTCTGTACGTCGGGGTCATTCCTGGCATCTCAGGCGCCCACAGCCAGGGCGCCACGCTGGACGAGTTGAACGCCAACCTGCGGGAAGTCCTGGAGTTGTGTCTGGAGGAGTTGGACGAGTCGTTCGACAAGTTGCCTCGTTTCGTGGGGCTGCAACAACTTGAGATGGCGCAGTGA
- a CDS encoding electron transfer flavoprotein subunit beta/FixA family protein, whose protein sequence is MNILVCVKRIPAPGSRILLTPDEQEIDTRLLGFDVSPHEECAVEEAVRLVEKHGGEATVLTLGPEAATEQLRYALAQGIDHAILLQTDGGDWDAQATARAIAAAIAGRPFDLLIFGNESADAAGYQVGIRVAHALGLPCISGVKEISIADGVLTAKRPLANGSEVYQTPLPAVVTVKEGINYPRYPSLPGKLRAKKKPIEVVEPARQPGSLRKARLVVPKEQESTVQILGEGPAAAANVVALLKELRMV, encoded by the coding sequence ATGAACATACTCGTCTGCGTCAAACGCATCCCGGCGCCGGGGTCGCGCATCCTCCTCACCCCCGACGAGCAGGAGATCGACACCCGGCTGCTGGGTTTCGATGTCAGCCCGCACGAAGAGTGCGCGGTGGAGGAGGCTGTGCGGCTGGTGGAGAAGCACGGCGGCGAAGCCACCGTCCTCACCCTCGGCCCAGAGGCGGCGACCGAACAGCTGCGCTACGCCCTGGCTCAGGGCATCGACCACGCCATCCTGCTGCAAACCGACGGCGGCGACTGGGACGCCCAGGCTACGGCGCGGGCCATCGCCGCCGCCATCGCCGGGCGGCCCTTCGACCTGCTCATCTTCGGCAACGAATCGGCCGATGCAGCCGGCTACCAGGTGGGGATTCGTGTGGCCCATGCCCTGGGCCTGCCCTGCATCAGCGGCGTCAAGGAGATCAGCATCGCCGACGGCGTGCTCACGGCCAAGCGCCCCCTGGCCAACGGCTCCGAGGTCTATCAGACGCCCTTGCCGGCCGTGGTCACGGTCAAAGAGGGCATCAACTATCCCCGCTATCCCTCGCTGCCGGGCAAGCTGCGGGCCAAGAAAAAGCCAATCGAAGTGGTGGAACCGGCGCGGCAGCCCGGTAGTCTGCGCAAAGCTCGCCTGGTCGTGCCCAAAGAGCAAGAGAGTACGGTGCAGATCCTGGGCGAAGGCCCGGCAGCCGCGGCCAACGTGGTGGCGCTGCTCAAAGAATTGAGGATGGTGTGA
- a CDS encoding electron transfer flavoprotein subunit alpha/FixB family protein — protein MVLTFVEHEDGKLSKLSLQMLTFCRGLTGPLEAVLVGEEARPLAAELAAYGVSRAHLVEHERLASYAPAAWAASIAQIAAAHGAQAIVAAGSEHGNEVMAHLAAAADLPLAANCIAVQPGDEYLVTRLRWGGSLLEEARLSGSPKLFTIAPHAHESVPLDAPVALTIATFTPAVAERDLRVQVARGEKTGGDKLSLTDARLVIGGGRGVGSSEGFAVLEELAALLGGVVGCSRAVTSAGWRPHSDQIGQTGTRIAPDLYIACGVSGAIQHMVGAKGAKHILAINTDRQAQIVALADYAVIGDLHQVLPAISAAVRKARAA, from the coding sequence ATGGTCCTGACATTCGTCGAACACGAAGATGGCAAACTGAGCAAACTCTCGTTGCAGATGCTGACCTTCTGCCGCGGCCTGACCGGGCCGCTGGAGGCCGTGCTGGTGGGCGAGGAAGCGCGCCCGTTGGCGGCGGAACTGGCCGCCTATGGCGTCAGCCGGGCGCATCTGGTTGAACACGAGCGGCTGGCGAGCTACGCGCCCGCGGCCTGGGCGGCCAGCATCGCCCAAATCGCCGCCGCGCACGGCGCCCAGGCCATCGTCGCCGCCGGCAGCGAGCATGGCAACGAGGTCATGGCCCATCTGGCCGCCGCCGCCGACCTGCCCCTGGCCGCCAACTGCATCGCCGTCCAGCCCGGCGACGAGTATCTGGTCACACGCTTGCGTTGGGGCGGCAGCCTGCTGGAAGAAGCCCGGCTGTCCGGCTCGCCCAAGCTGTTTACCATCGCCCCCCATGCCCACGAATCCGTCCCGCTGGACGCGCCCGTGGCCCTGACCATCGCCACCTTCACCCCGGCGGTGGCCGAGCGCGACCTGCGCGTGCAGGTGGCCCGCGGCGAGAAAACCGGCGGCGACAAGCTCTCGCTCACCGACGCCCGGCTGGTGATCGGCGGTGGCCGGGGCGTGGGCAGCAGCGAGGGCTTCGCCGTGCTGGAGGAGCTGGCGGCGCTGCTGGGCGGCGTGGTGGGCTGCTCGCGGGCCGTCACCAGCGCCGGCTGGCGCCCGCACAGCGACCAGATCGGCCAGACCGGGACGCGCATCGCCCCCGACCTCTACATCGCCTGCGGCGTCAGCGGGGCCATCCAGCACATGGTGGGGGCCAAAGGGGCCAAGCACATCCTGGCCATCAACACCGACCGCCAGGCCCAGATCGTGGCCCTGGCCGATTACGCCGTCATCGGCGACCTGCACCAGGTGCTGCCGGCGATCAGCGCCGCGGTGCGCAAGGCGCGCGCGGCCTAG